The genome window GGTAGGGCCTGGGGGCCGCGTACCCGGAACTCGCCCATGTGCGACACGTCGAAGATACCCACGGCCCGCCGCACCGTGTGGTGCTCGTCGAGGTCGGAGGAGTAGCGCACCGGCATGTTGTAGCCCGCGAAGGGCACCATTTTGGCACCTAGCTGCTGGTGCACGTCGTTGAGAGGAACGGTTTTGAGCGTTTCAGACATGGGGTGGGAAATGAGGTAGAAATAGCAAATTGAGGTTGGTAGCCAAGCGGGGCGGCTAGCCCCACGGGGCCCGGGCTGGGAAGCCAGCAAGCCATTGGCAGGGCGAAAGTAGCCAATTATGCCGGGCTGGCGCGAGCAGGTTTGTTATCTTTGTTCCTCCTGGAATGCTGCTTCCAGCCGCCTAGCCTTTTGCCACTCCCCGCTTGTTCCCTGCCGCGGCATGGTTCAGAGTTTCTCCCCTCCCATGCCCTACGATTTAAAACAGGAATTCGAATCAGCCAGCATTAAGCATCTGCTTTTTAAGTCGAAGCTGCGCTCTTTTTTGTACGGCAGCGGCACGAGTGAGGCGCCCATTCGCGACCCACAGGCGTGCATTTTTGGGCACTGGATTGCCGAGCGGGCCCTGCCGGATTTTGGGCATCTGCCCGAAACGCGGGAGCTAGACCGCGCCCACATCAAGATTCACCACGTGGCCAACCGGCTCATGGACCTGCACCAACGTGGCCACAAGGAAGAAGCTATTGCGGGCCTGTCGGAAATAAACGCCCTGGCTGATCATATTACCAAGCTCTTGCGTACGATGGAGCAAAAACTCCGCGCCGAGCAGTAAACGGCCGGTTTCCTGTTACCGTGCTGCATGAAGCTAAAAATCTCTACTAAACTCTTTGCCGGTTTCGTGGCCATCTCGGTGCTGTTTGCCGGGGTAGTTGCCATTAACTACCAACTCTCGCGGGCGGTGCTGCGCAACTCGCAGCGGGTAGAGCGCTCCACGCGCATTACGGGCGAGGCCACTACCCTGCTGCGCAACATCATCGACATGGAAACCGGTTTTCGGGGCTACCTGCTCATCGGCAACGAAACCGTGCTGGAGCCCTATTACGAAGGCGAACGAAACCTGCTGGGCCGGTTTGCCCAGCTGCGCGACGAGCTAACGGTGGCCACGCCCCAGTACGAGCGCATGATTCGGGCCCAGCAACTGTTCCAGCAGTGGGCCGCTTACTCCCACTTGCTCATCAGCGAGAAACGGGAGGCCCTGCGCCGCAACTCCAGCCAAACCGGCCTCGATGGCTTGGAGCACCGCAACCTGACTACCGATCTGACGGGCAAGAACCTGATGGATCAGATTCGGGTGCT of Hymenobacter sublimis contains these proteins:
- a CDS encoding CZB domain-containing protein, with translation MPYDLKQEFESASIKHLLFKSKLRSFLYGSGTSEAPIRDPQACIFGHWIAERALPDFGHLPETRELDRAHIKIHHVANRLMDLHQRGHKEEAIAGLSEINALADHITKLLRTMEQKLRAEQ